A region from the Neomonachus schauinslandi chromosome 2, ASM220157v2, whole genome shotgun sequence genome encodes:
- the SLC34A2 gene encoding sodium-dependent phosphate transport protein 2B, protein MAPWPELENAQPNPSKYMEGTTSQQSTTPGKGKEPDKNDTGTPVTKIELLPSYSTVALIEEPTEVADPWDLPELRDTGIKWSERDTKGKILYVFQGIGKFILLLGFLYFFVCSLDVLSSAFQLVGGKVAGQFFSNNSIMSNPVAGLVIGVLVTVLVQSSSTSSSIVVSMVASSLLSVRAAIPIIMGANIGTSITNTIVALMQAGDRNEFRRAFAGATVHDFFNWLSVFVLLPLEAATHYLEILTDLVVETFNFRNGEDAPALLKVITDPFTKLIIQLDKKVINEIAMNDEAAKNKSLIKIWCKTFTNVTQMNVTVPSPENCTSPSLCWLDGLYTWTIKNVTSKENVAKCQHIFVNSNLPDLVVGIILLLVSLLVLCGCLIMIVKLLGSVLRGQVAVVIKKTLNTDFPFPFAWVTGYLAILVGAGMTFIVQSSSVFTSSITPLIGIGVISIERAYPLTLGSNIGTTTTAILAALASPGSTLRSSLQIALCHFFFNISGILLWYPIPFTRLPIRLAKGLGNIAAEYRWFAIFYLIFFFLLIPLAVFGLSLAGWPVLVGVGVPILFVILLVVVLSVLQSRCPRLLPGRLQNWNFLPLWMHSLRPWDDVISLLSGCCQNRCCFCCRVCCRTCCLLCGCPPCCRCCGCCQRGDDEPELPGKAPEAFDNVAMSLEVQDAPPAAQGEAPGAWSASSGTAL, encoded by the exons ATGGCTCCTTGGCCCGAGTTGGAAAATGCCCAGCCCAACCCCAGTAAATACATGGAAGGGACCACTAGTCAGCAGTCCACCACACCTGGGAAAGGCAAGGAGCCCGACAAAA ATGACACCGGGACGCCTGTGACCAAGATCGAACTTCTGCCATCCTATTCCACCGTGGCACTGATAGAGGAGCCCACCGAGGTGGCAGACCCCTGGGACCTGCCTGAGCTTCGGGACACCGGGATCAAGTGGTCAG AGAGAGACACCAAAGGGAAGATTCTCTATGTCTTCCAAGGAATTGggaaatttattttgcttctgggGTTTCTCTACTTCTTCGTGTGCTCCTTGGATGTCCTCAGCAGTGCCTTCCAGCTGGTTGGAG GAAAGGTGGCCGGACAGTTCTTCAGCAACAACTCCATTATGTCCAACCCCGTGGCGGGGCTGGTGATTGGAGTGCTGGTGACTGTCCTGGTGCAAAGCTCCAGTACCTCCTCGTCCATCGTCGTCAGCATGGTGGCCTCCTCAC TGCTGAGTGTACGTGCTGCCATCCCCATTATCATGGGGGCCAACATTGGGACCTCAATCACCAACACCATTGTGGCGCTCATGCAGGCGGGAGACCGGAATGAGTTCAGAAG GGCTTTTGCAGGAGCTACTGTCCATGACTTCTTCAACTGGCTCTCCGTATTTGTGCTCTTGCCCCTGGAGGCAGCCACCCACTACCTGGAGATCCTGACGGACCTGGTGGTGGAGACCTTTAACTTCAGGAATGGGGAGGATGCCCCAGCACTTCTGAAAGTCATCACAGACCCCTTCACGAAGCTCATAATCCAG CTGGATAAGAAAGTTATCAATGAAATCGCAATGAATGACGAAGCCgccaaaaacaagagtctgaTCAAGATTTGGTGCAAAACTTTTACCAACGTg ACTCAAATGAATGTCACTGTCCCTTCGCCTGAGAACTGTACCTCGCCTTCCCTTTGTTGGTTGGACGGTTTGTACACCTGGACTATCAAGAACGTGACCTCCAAGGAGAACGTTGCCAAGT GCCAGCACATCTTTGTGAATTCCAACCTCCCAGATCTTGTTGTTGGCATCATCCTGCTGTTAGTCTCCCTGCTGGTCCTCTGTGGCTGCCTGATCATGATCGTCAAGCTCCTAGGCTCCGTGCTCCGGGGACAGGTAGCTGTTGTCATCAAGAAGACTCTCAACACTG attttccctttccctttgcctgggTGACTGGCTACCTGGCCATCCTTGTGGGGGCAGGCATGACCTTCATCGTGCAGAGCAGCTCCGTGTTCACATCCTCTATAACCCCACTGATCG GTATTGGTGTGATCAGCATCGAGAGGGCGTATCCGCTCACGCTGGGCTCCAACATCGGCACCACCACCACAGCCATCCTGGCCGCCTTGGCCAGCCCCGGCAGTACCCTGAGGAGCTCACTGCAG ATCGCCCTGTGCCACTTCTTCTTCAACATCTCGGGCATCTTGCTGTGGTACCCGATCCCGTTCACCCGCCTGCCCATCCGCCTGGCCAAGGGACTGGGCAACATCGCAGCCGAGTACCGCTGGTTTGCCATCTTCTACCTgatcttcttcttcctcctgatCCCGCTGGCCGTGTTCGGCCTCTCGCTGGCCGGCTGGCCGGTGCTGGTGGGCGTGGGGGTGCCGATCCTCTTCGTGATCCTCCTGGTGGTGGTGCTCAGTGTCCTGCAGTCGCGCTGCCCGCGCCTCCTGCCCGGGAGGCTGCAGAACTGGAACTTCCTGCCGCTGTGGATGCACTCGCTGCGGCCCTGGGACGACGTGATCTCGCTGCTCTCCGGCTGCTGCCAGAAccgctgctgcttctgctgccgGGTCTGCTGCCGCACGTGCTGCCTGCTCTGCGGCTGTCCCCCGTGCTGCCGCTGCTGCGGCTGCTGCCAGCGCGGGGACGACGAGCCCGAGCTGCCCGGCAAGGCCCCCGAGGCCTTTGATAACGTGGCCATGAGCCTCGAGGTCCAGGACGCGCCCCCTGCGGCTCAGGGGGAGGCCCCGGGCGCATGGAGCGCCTCTAGCGGCACGGCCTTGTAG